One Stigmatopora nigra isolate UIUO_SnigA chromosome 1, RoL_Snig_1.1, whole genome shotgun sequence DNA segment encodes these proteins:
- the atp1b1b gene encoding sodium/potassium-transporting ATPase subunit beta-1b codes for MPPKSDDGGWKKFLWDSEKGELLGRTGGSWFKILIFYIIFYGCLAGIFIGTIQAMLLTLSNYKPTWQDRVAPPGLSHTPKSDKSEVFFNPKDVETYLSYTKALRDFLAKYDDDKQLNQMSFEDCGDEPMEYKNRGDLESDAGVRRACRFSRTLLGPCSGLDDKEKDFGFDKGQPCVIVKLNRIVNFRPRPPTSNESIPEEAQYKVQPNVIPIHCTNKREEDAGKIGRIDYYAIGGGFPMQYYPYYGKLLQPQYLQPLVALHFTNLTRNEELRVECKVYGDNIAYSEKDRYQGRFDIKFMVEGV; via the exons ATGCCCCCAAAGAGCGACGATGGTGGATGGAAGAAGTTTCTGTGGGATTCGGAGAAAGGAGAGCTACTCGGTCGTACCGGAGGCAGTTGGT TCAAAATCCTGATCTTCTATATCATCTTCTATGGATGCTTGGCTGGCATCTTCATCGGCACCATCCAGGCCATGTTGCTCACCTTGAGCAACTACAAGCCCACATGGCAAGACAGAGTCGCACCTCCTG GCCTCTCTCACACCCCGAAATCTGACAAATCCGAAGTATTCTTTAACCCTAAAGATGTGGAGACCTACCTGTCTTACACTAAAGCCTTGAGGGACTTTTTGGCTAAGTATGATGACGACAAACAACTCAACCAGATGAGTTTTGAGGATTGTGGAG ATGAACCAATGGAATACAAGAACCGCGGGGACTTGGAGAGCGATGCGGGCGTCAGAAGAGCGTGCCGCTTCTCCAGGACCCTACTGGGCCCCTGTTCTGGCTTGGATGACAAAGAAAAGGACTTTGGTTTCGACAAAGGACAGCCTTGTGTGATCGTGAAGTTAAATCGAATTGTTAACTTCCGTCCTCGG CCTCCCACCTCAAATGAAAGCATCCCCGAAGAAGCTCAATACAAAGTGCAGCCAAATGTGATCCCCATTCACTGCACCAATAAG CGTGAAGAAGACGCCGGCAAAATTGGCAGGATCGATTACTACGCTATCGGCGGAGGCTTCCCCATGCAGTACTATCCGTACTACGGCAAACTCCTTCAGCCCCAGTACCTGCAGCCTCTCGTGGCGCTGCACTTCACCAACCTGACCAGGAACGAAGAGCTGCGTGTGGAGTGCAAAGTTTACGGCGACAACATAGCTTACAGCGAGAAGGACCGCTACCAGGGACGCTTTGACATCAAGTTCATGGTCGAGGGTGTATGA
- the ddrgk1 gene encoding DDRGK domain-containing protein 1, which yields MDLVLYVIAAAILAVLLLFAVKLRKKTQEADREHEQAVVRAAVARPRPVAVERGAGMPRRRRNLAGAMANRRPQREEEDLEEELEQQVEEDDEAELQGLQPTAKIGAKKQRKLEEKQAKKAQREAELEEREERKRIQELRDQERRQEEEKERQLEKKEEEEERRAKEEQEKREEDEYLKLKASFVVEDQGEEEELTEDQSRNLLREFIDYIKTTKVLLLEDLASHFGMKTKDAIARLQDLLADGSLTGVIDDRGKFIFITPAEMDAVAQFVKQRGRVSISELALASNSLINLKPENRSTA from the exons ATGGATCTCGTCTTGTACGTGATAGCTGCTGCTATCCTTGCTGTCCTGCTATTGTTTGCGGTCAAGTTGCGGAAGAAGACGCAGGAAG CTGACAGAGAGCATGAGCAGGCGGTGGTCCGAGCGGCGGTGGCCCGTCCACGCCCGGTCGCGGTGGAGCGGGGGGCTGGCATGCCACGTCGAAGGAGGAACCTTGCGGGGGCGATGGCCAACCGAAGACcacagagagaagaagaggatcttg AAGAAGAGCTAGAGCAGCAGGTAGAAGAAGACGATGAGGCGGAACTGCAGGGCTTGCAGCCGACTGCAAAAATTGGAGCCAAAAAGCAAAGGAAGCTTGAAGAGAAACAGGCTAAAAAAGCCCAGCGAGAG GCTGAGCTTGAAGAACGCGAAGAAAGGAAGAGGATACAAGAACTCCGAGATCAGGAGAGACgacaggaggaggagaaagaaagaCAACTGGAAAAGAAAGAG gaagaagaagagagacGAGCTAAGGAGGAGCAGGAGAAACGAGAGGAGGACGAATACCTCAAACTCAAAGCTTCCTTTGTAGTAGAAGAccagggggaggaggaggagctcacTGAAGACCAG TCACGTAATTTGCTACGAGAATTCATCGATTACATAAAG ACGACAAAAGTGCTTCTGCTGGAAGACTTGGCTTCTcattttggaatgaaaacaaagGATGCTATTGCTAGACTGCAGGACCTGTTAGCAGATGGATCCCTAACTG GAGTCATTGATGACAGGGGGAAATTTATCTTCATCACTCCAGCAGAAATGGATGCTGTAGCTCAGTTTGTCAAACAAAGAGGTCGAGTTTCTATCTCTGAGTTGGCCCTGGCGAGTAATTCTTTGATTAATTTAAAACCAGAGAATCGCAGTACTGCCTGA
- the cars2 gene encoding putative cysteine--tRNA ligase, mitochondrial: MWRHTIKSFLRRSKGLDLRTKIRQSCSRSEKKWILPTGFDTGLKTFNSLTKQKEPLILAREGVATWYSCGPTVYDHAHLGHACSYVRFDVLQRILSRLFGITVIHAMVITDIDDKIIQRGWQENVPPDIIARMYEEEFKKDMISLKVIPPAVYLRVTENVAQIVAFIQRIIANGNAYATKEGDVYFDIQSIGDRYGKFGGAGDAQEASDSSIKRNVRDFALWKRSKPQEPHWESPWGSGRPGWHIECSTVASSVFGSQLDIHSGGVDLAFPHHENEVAQSEAYHQCEQWGNYFLHSGHLHLKGSVEKMSKSLKNYITIKDFLQSYSANEFRMFCLLTKYRSAIDYSSGSMSEARTSLATILNFCNDAQAYIKGQLQCLPMQESLLWERLAKTKASVMAALADDFDTPRAINAIMNLVYQGNRQLQPVSSAAGASRCPEVIGAMVVYLRDILDVFGIDPFYDKEVDVTRQSGSLQGVVEQLTQFRSEVRAFALTRQSTSSGTNQEALYSDRLPLLKASDDLRKNLAPLGVLIKDRGANSTWELRKNVSDIPQDENSHPKSIS; the protein is encoded by the exons ATGTGGAGACACACAATCAAATCGTTCCTACGCCGAAGTAAAGGACTCGATTTAAGGACAAAAATCCGCCAATCGTGCAGCCGAAGCGAGAAAAAGTGGATCCTTCCCACGGGATTCGACACCGGTTTGAAGACATTCAACAGCCTCACCAAACAGAAAGAGCCCCTCATTCTGGCTCGAGAAGGAGTAGCCACCTG GTATAGCTGTGGGCCTACCGTTTACGACCACGCCCACTTGGGCCATGCATG TTCATACGTCAGGTTTGATGTGCTGCAGAGGATCTTGTCCAGGTTGTTTGGTATCACGGTCATCCATGCCATGGTCATCACAGACATTGATGACAAAATTATTCAAAGAGGGTGGCAG gaGAATGTCCCGCCCGACATCATCGCCAGAATGTATGAAGAGGAATTCAAGAAGGATATGATTTCTTTGAAG GTTATTCCTCCTGCAGTGTATTTAAGAGTGACTGAAAACGTAGCACAAATTGTTGCCTTCATTCAGAGAATCATCGCAAACGGAAATGCTTACGCCACAAAAGAAG GTGATGTGTATTTTGATATTCAGTCCATCGGGGATCGCTACGGCAAATTTGGGGGAGCCGGAGATGCTCAGGAAGCAAGTG ATAGCTCCATTAAAAGGAATGTGAGGGACTTTGCTCTATGGAAACGATCAAAACCTCAAGAACCCCACTGGGAATCTCCTTGGGGCTCAGGAAGGCCAGGGTGGCATATCGAGTGTTCCACCGTAGCAAG CTCTGTTTTTGGAAGTCAGCTGGATATTCACTCGGGTGGCGTGGACCTGGCCTTCCCGCACCACGAGAACGAGGTGGCGCAAAGCGAAGCCTATCATCAGTGTGAACAGTGGGGAAATTATTTTTTGCACTCAG GACATTTACACCTAAAAGGCAGTgtggaaaaaatgtccaaatcttTGAAGAACTACATCACGATTAAG GACTTCCTGCAGTCTTACTCTGCGAATGAGTTTCGTATGTTCTGCCTTTTGACCAAATACAGATCAG CTATAGATTACAGTTCAGGGAGCATGTCTGAGGCCCGGACCTCTTTGGCTACCATCTTAAACTTCTGTAATGATGCCCAGGCCTACATTAAGGGTCAGCTGCAGTGTTTGCCAATGCAGGAGTCTCTACTCTGGGAGAG GTTGGCCAAAACAAAAGCCAGCGTGATGGCAGCTCTGGCTGATGACTTTGACACCCCGAGAGCCATAAACGCCATCATGAATTTGGTTTATCAGGGTAACCGCCAACTACAGCCTGTTTCCTCG GCAGCAGGTGCAAGCAGATGTCCTGAAGTGATTGGAGCCATGGTTGTTTACTTAAGAGACATCTTGGACGTGTTTGGGATCGATCCGTTTTATGACAAG GAAGTGGATGTGACAAGGCAGTCTGGAAGTCTCCAGGGCGTTGTCGAGCAGCTGACTCAATTCCGAAGTGAAGTCCGAGCATTTGCTCTCACCCGTCAGTCAACATCTTCGGGGACGAACCAAGAAGCACTTTATTCAGACAGATTACCACTCCTTAAAGCGAGTGACGATTTGAGGAAGAATCTAGCACCTCTTGGAGTACTTATAAAA GATCGAGGAGCCAACTCTACATGGGAGCTGAGGAAGAACGTCTCGGATATTCCACAGGATGAAAACAGTCATCCAAAGAGCATTtcataa